A window of the Streptomyces sp. Ag109_O5-10 genome harbors these coding sequences:
- a CDS encoding Rieske (2Fe-2S) protein, which yields MPARPFTSRRTLLRGAAVTSVAGLGAAACQAPGGAATADATPTVPVDLGAGSEVAEGGARLYREHNVVVSRSSDGALKAYSTICTHAGCPIDRLRGTTLVCPCHGSEFDAATGKVVRSPATEPLNGLPVKEANGRIVAGPGA from the coding sequence GTGCCCGCCCGCCCCTTCACGAGTCGCCGTACCCTCCTGCGCGGAGCGGCCGTCACATCGGTAGCCGGACTGGGAGCGGCCGCCTGTCAGGCACCCGGTGGTGCGGCCACGGCGGACGCCACGCCGACCGTGCCCGTCGACCTCGGAGCCGGCAGCGAGGTCGCCGAGGGCGGAGCCCGGCTCTACCGGGAGCACAACGTGGTTGTCAGCCGGTCATCCGACGGTGCGCTGAAGGCGTACAGCACGATCTGCACGCACGCGGGGTGCCCGATCGACAGGCTCCGGGGCACGACCCTGGTCTGCCCCTGCCACGGCAGCGAGTTCGACGCCGCGACCGGGAAGGTGGTGCGGTCACCGGCCACCGAGCCGCTGAACGGACTGCCGGTCAAGGAGGCGAACGGCCGGATCGTGGCGGGACCCGGCGCCTGA
- the uvrC gene encoding excinuclease ABC subunit UvrC has product MADPSSYRPKPGQIPDTPGVYRFRDEHRRVIYVGKAKSLRQRLANYFQDLASLHPRTRTMVTTAASVEWTVVSTEVEALQLEYSWIKEYDPRFNVKYRDDKSYPYLAVTMNEEFPRVQVMRGHKKKGVRYFGPYGHAWAIRDTVDLLLRVFPVRTCSAGVFKNAARTGRPCLLGYIGKCSAPCVGRVEPEEHRELAEEFCDFMAGRTGTYLRRLEQQMTEAAEEMEYERAARLRDDIEALKKAMEKNAVVLADATDADLIAVAEDELEAAVQIFHVRGGRVRGQRGWVTDKVEDVTTGALVEHALQQLYGEETGDAVPKEVLVPALPEPVEPVQEWLTDRRGSNVSLRIPQRGDKKALMETVQRNAQQSLALHKTKRASDLTTRSRALEEIADALDLDSAPLRIECYDISHLQGDDVVASMVVFEDGLQRKSEYRRFQIKGFAGQDDVRSMHEVITRRFRRYLADKERTGEWVEDGAEEALTESDGTAATAPGTPAPPGSLAASGAPAPSAALAPSGAPAPSAAPTPPGTAPDRDAAPVDGFKDEDGRPKKFAYPPQLVVVDGGRPQVAAAKRALDELGIDDIAVCGLAKRLEEVWLPGDDDPVVLARSSEGLYLLQRIRDEAHRFAITYQRTKRAKRFRSSPLDDVPGLGETRKQALIKHFGSVKKLRSATIEQIQEVPGIGRKTAETIAVALAQAAPAAPAVNTATGEIMDDREDEAPETTADASGEPVPAGAPDDRRGQER; this is encoded by the coding sequence ATGGCCGACCCCTCCAGCTACCGCCCCAAGCCGGGACAGATCCCGGACACTCCCGGGGTGTACAGGTTCCGTGACGAGCACCGCCGGGTGATCTACGTCGGAAAGGCGAAGAGCCTGCGCCAGCGCCTGGCGAACTACTTCCAGGACCTGGCGAGCCTGCACCCCCGCACCCGGACGATGGTCACCACCGCGGCGTCCGTGGAGTGGACCGTGGTGTCCACGGAGGTCGAGGCACTCCAGCTGGAGTACTCCTGGATCAAGGAGTACGACCCCCGGTTCAACGTGAAGTACCGCGACGACAAGAGCTACCCCTACCTCGCGGTGACGATGAACGAGGAGTTCCCGCGGGTCCAGGTGATGCGCGGTCACAAGAAGAAGGGCGTGCGCTACTTCGGGCCGTACGGTCACGCGTGGGCGATCCGGGACACCGTCGATCTGCTGCTGCGCGTGTTCCCGGTGCGCACCTGCTCGGCCGGGGTGTTCAAGAACGCCGCCCGCACCGGCCGTCCCTGCCTGCTCGGCTACATCGGCAAGTGCTCGGCTCCCTGCGTCGGCCGGGTCGAGCCGGAGGAGCACCGCGAACTGGCAGAGGAGTTCTGCGACTTCATGGCCGGCCGCACCGGCACCTACCTCCGCCGTCTGGAGCAGCAGATGACGGAGGCCGCCGAGGAGATGGAGTACGAGCGGGCCGCCCGGCTGCGCGACGACATCGAGGCCCTGAAGAAGGCGATGGAGAAGAACGCGGTCGTGCTCGCCGACGCGACCGACGCCGACCTCATCGCCGTCGCGGAGGACGAGCTGGAGGCGGCCGTCCAGATCTTCCACGTGCGCGGCGGACGCGTGCGCGGCCAGCGCGGCTGGGTGACGGACAAGGTCGAGGACGTCACCACGGGCGCCCTCGTCGAGCACGCCCTCCAGCAGCTCTACGGCGAGGAGACCGGTGACGCCGTCCCCAAGGAGGTGCTGGTCCCGGCCCTGCCCGAGCCGGTCGAGCCGGTCCAGGAGTGGCTCACCGACCGCCGCGGGTCGAACGTCTCGCTGCGCATCCCGCAGCGCGGCGACAAGAAGGCCCTGATGGAGACCGTGCAGCGCAACGCCCAGCAGTCGCTCGCCCTGCACAAGACCAAGCGCGCCTCCGACCTCACCACGCGTTCGCGTGCGCTCGAGGAGATCGCCGACGCCCTGGACCTGGACAGCGCCCCGCTGCGCATCGAGTGCTACGACATCTCGCACCTGCAGGGCGACGACGTGGTGGCCTCCATGGTCGTCTTCGAGGACGGCCTGCAGCGCAAGAGCGAGTACCGCCGCTTCCAGATCAAGGGCTTCGCCGGCCAGGACGACGTGCGCTCCATGCACGAGGTGATCACCCGCCGCTTCCGCCGCTACCTCGCGGACAAGGAGCGGACCGGCGAGTGGGTGGAGGACGGCGCCGAGGAGGCCCTCACGGAGTCCGACGGCACCGCGGCGACGGCCCCCGGCACCCCCGCACCCCCCGGCAGCCTCGCAGCCTCTGGCGCTCCCGCACCCTCCGCTGCCCTCGCACCCTCCGGCGCTCCCGCACCCTCCGCCGCCCCCACACCCCCCGGCACCGCACCCGACCGCGATGCCGCCCCCGTCGACGGTTTCAAGGACGAGGACGGCCGTCCCAAGAAGTTCGCCTACCCGCCCCAGCTCGTGGTCGTCGACGGCGGCCGGCCGCAGGTCGCCGCCGCCAAGCGGGCGCTCGACGAACTCGGCATCGACGACATCGCCGTCTGCGGCCTCGCCAAGCGCCTCGAAGAGGTCTGGCTGCCCGGGGACGACGACCCGGTGGTCCTGGCCCGCAGCAGCGAGGGCCTCTACCTGCTCCAGCGCATCCGGGACGAGGCGCACCGCTTCGCCATCACCTACCAGCGCACCAAACGGGCCAAGCGCTTCCGTTCCAGCCCCCTGGACGACGTACCGGGGCTGGGCGAGACCCGCAAACAGGCGTTGATCAAGCATTTCGGCTCGGTGAAGAAGCTGCGGTCCGCCACAATCGAGCAGATCCAGGAAGTACCCGGGATAGGACGCAAGACGGCCGAGACCATCGCCGTGGCCCTCGCCCAGGCGGCCCCGGCCGCACCCGCCGTGAACACGGCGACCGGAGAGATCATGGATGACAGGGAAGACGAGGCGCCCGAGACGACGGCGGACGCCTCGGGGGAGCCCGTACCCGCGGGCGCCCCGGACGATCGACGGGGCCAGGAGAGATGA
- a CDS encoding M14 family metallopeptidase translates to MRHRARSILAVGALLIGSAALAPMAQAQPGSSPRPDPDQVKVFHADVTRKQIPLLLEAGQDGNELGDQVSGSGKTEVELYLTDQQAKKLAKQGVDLTEHKVSAKAELRVEDASQHVFRPYSGTGGLEQEILATAQANPGLTKVESIGRTVDGQDILALKLTKGAKKSKDGSKPSVLYVSNQHAREWITPEMTRRLMHYYLDNYGTNQRVKKIVDSTELWFVLSANPDGYDYTFQNSDTRLWRKNLRDVNGDGVISTGDGVDLNRNFGYKWGYDDEGSSPNPTSETYRGASPESEPETRALDDFEKRIGFTYGINYHSAAELLLYGVGWQVATPTPDDVLYKALAGTPDNPAIPGYHSQVSSELYTTNGEADGHASNVNGMAMFTPEMSTCQTASNIDPNDAWNAADCQSVFNFPDDEKLIQDEFEKNIPFALSVAETAAHPDQPSSSVGLSAADFTPATFSTSYSRGADQEVSVVVRKAIRDRELKYRVNGGRTRDRALKAWKGGETYGGGDNLYFDEYRAKVKDGDPGDKVEVWFTGETKSGKRVSSAHFTYTVAERAKADTLVVAEEGAKATQAQTYVDALKAAGHKAVVWDVATQGAPDALGVLKHFETVVHYSGTSGPGNDTQLQLRAYLNEGGKLIEAGELAGGSVNLGDGTPSNDFSQYYLGAYSRTSTPGATGFTGSGTLDGFGGALSGTSANPLDKAGTYAVTSDELSPGTYPQFASAGAGQFAGTVNPYGPYSGSYMAAAVHTDDAYKRLTRTVDLTGATASQRPTLSARLLWDTEPGYDHAVVEAHVVGSDDWTTLPEKNGATSSAVPSECGAGFLIAEHPWLKHYLTIADNQCTASGTSGTWNSFTGSSAGWQSVNFDLSAYAGKTVEISIGYITDPSTGGHGVLVDDASLVLGGTATETEGFETSLGPWSVTGPPAGSPAVLKDWERTGALFKTYGAVTTDRTVLLGFGLEQVSSAADRAALVKKALTALDN, encoded by the coding sequence ATGAGACACAGAGCGAGATCGATCCTCGCTGTCGGCGCGCTCCTGATCGGCTCGGCCGCACTCGCACCGATGGCGCAGGCGCAGCCCGGGAGTTCCCCGAGACCCGACCCCGACCAGGTCAAGGTCTTCCACGCCGACGTCACCAGGAAACAGATTCCCCTCCTGCTCGAAGCCGGGCAGGACGGCAACGAACTCGGCGACCAGGTCTCCGGATCCGGAAAGACGGAAGTCGAGCTGTACCTCACCGACCAGCAGGCGAAGAAGCTGGCCAAGCAGGGCGTCGACCTCACCGAGCACAAGGTGTCGGCCAAGGCCGAGCTGCGGGTCGAGGACGCCTCCCAGCACGTGTTCCGCCCGTACAGCGGCACCGGCGGGCTCGAACAGGAGATCCTTGCGACCGCGCAGGCCAACCCCGGTCTCACCAAGGTCGAGTCCATCGGCAGGACGGTCGACGGACAGGACATCCTCGCGCTCAAACTGACCAAGGGCGCGAAGAAGTCCAAGGACGGCTCCAAGCCCTCCGTGCTGTACGTGTCCAACCAGCACGCGCGCGAGTGGATCACACCGGAGATGACCCGCCGGCTGATGCACTACTACCTGGACAACTACGGCACGAACCAGCGCGTCAAGAAGATCGTCGACTCGACCGAGCTGTGGTTCGTGCTGTCCGCCAACCCGGACGGTTACGACTACACCTTCCAGAACTCCGACACCCGCCTGTGGCGCAAGAACCTGCGGGACGTCAACGGCGACGGGGTCATCAGCACGGGCGACGGCGTCGACCTCAACCGCAACTTCGGCTACAAGTGGGGCTACGACGACGAGGGTTCGTCGCCCAACCCCACCAGCGAGACCTACCGCGGCGCGAGCCCGGAGTCCGAGCCCGAGACCAGGGCGCTGGACGACTTCGAGAAGCGGATCGGGTTCACGTACGGCATCAACTACCACTCCGCGGCCGAGCTCCTCCTCTACGGCGTCGGCTGGCAGGTGGCGACCCCCACCCCGGACGACGTCCTCTACAAGGCGCTCGCCGGCACCCCGGACAACCCGGCGATCCCCGGCTATCACTCGCAGGTCTCCTCGGAGCTGTACACCACCAACGGCGAGGCGGACGGCCACGCGTCGAACGTCAACGGCATGGCGATGTTCACCCCCGAGATGTCGACCTGCCAGACCGCCTCGAACATCGACCCGAACGACGCCTGGAACGCCGCCGACTGCCAGTCGGTCTTCAACTTCCCGGACGACGAGAAGCTGATCCAGGACGAGTTCGAGAAGAACATCCCCTTCGCGCTCTCCGTCGCCGAGACCGCCGCCCACCCCGACCAGCCGAGCTCCTCGGTCGGCCTGAGCGCCGCAGACTTCACCCCGGCGACGTTCTCCACGTCGTACTCGCGCGGCGCCGACCAGGAGGTCTCCGTCGTCGTCCGTAAGGCGATCCGTGACAGGGAGCTCAAGTACCGCGTCAACGGCGGCCGCACGCGGGACAGGGCGCTCAAGGCCTGGAAGGGCGGCGAGACCTACGGCGGCGGGGACAACCTCTACTTCGACGAGTACCGGGCCAAGGTGAAGGACGGCGACCCGGGCGACAAGGTCGAGGTGTGGTTCACCGGTGAGACGAAGAGCGGCAAGAGGGTCTCCAGCGCGCACTTCACGTACACCGTCGCCGAGCGGGCCAAGGCGGACACCCTGGTGGTCGCCGAGGAGGGCGCCAAGGCCACCCAGGCGCAGACCTACGTCGACGCGCTGAAGGCCGCCGGGCACAAGGCGGTCGTCTGGGACGTCGCCACCCAGGGCGCACCCGACGCGCTGGGCGTGCTGAAGCACTTCGAGACGGTCGTCCACTACTCGGGCACGAGCGGTCCGGGCAACGACACCCAGCTGCAGCTGCGCGCCTACCTCAACGAGGGCGGCAAGCTGATCGAGGCCGGCGAGCTGGCCGGCGGCAGCGTGAACCTCGGCGACGGCACCCCGTCGAACGACTTCAGCCAGTACTACCTGGGCGCCTACTCCCGTACGTCGACGCCCGGAGCCACCGGGTTCACCGGCTCCGGCACCCTGGACGGCTTCGGCGGGGCCCTGAGCGGCACCTCCGCCAACCCGCTCGACAAGGCCGGCACCTACGCCGTCACCTCCGACGAGCTCTCGCCCGGCACGTACCCCCAGTTCGCCAGCGCGGGCGCGGGCCAGTTCGCCGGCACCGTCAACCCCTACGGGCCGTACTCCGGGTCGTACATGGCCGCGGCCGTCCACACCGACGACGCCTACAAGCGCCTCACCCGCACCGTCGACCTCACCGGGGCCACCGCGTCCCAGCGGCCCACCCTCAGCGCCAGGCTGCTGTGGGACACCGAACCCGGCTACGACCACGCGGTCGTCGAGGCGCACGTGGTCGGCAGCGACGACTGGACGACCCTGCCCGAGAAGAACGGCGCCACCAGCAGCGCCGTGCCGAGCGAGTGCGGGGCGGGCTTCCTGATCGCCGAGCACCCGTGGCTCAAGCACTACCTGACCATCGCGGACAACCAGTGCACCGCGAGCGGCACCAGCGGCACCTGGAACAGCTTCACCGGCAGCTCGGCGGGCTGGCAGTCCGTGAACTTCGACCTGAGCGCCTACGCAGGCAAGACCGTCGAGATCTCCATCGGCTACATCACCGACCCGAGCACCGGCGGGCACGGCGTCCTCGTCGACGACGCCTCGCTCGTGCTCGGCGGCACCGCCACCGAGACCGAGGGCTTCGAGACCTCCCTCGGCCCCTGGAGCGTCACCGGACCGCCCGCGGGCAGCCCGGCCGTCCTGAAGGACTGGGAGCGCACCGGCGCCCTGTTCAAGACGTACGGAGCCGTCACCACCGACCGCACCGTGCTGCTCGGTTTCGGCCTGGAACAAGTCAGTTCCGCGGCCGATCGTGCCGCTCTGGTGAAGAAGGCGTTGACAGCACTCGACAACTGA
- the whiA gene encoding DNA-binding protein WhiA produces the protein MAMTAAVKDEISRLPVTRTCCRKAEVSAILRFAGGLHLVSGRIVIEAELDTAMAARRLKRDILEIFGHSSELIVMAPGGLRRGSRYVVRVVAGGDQLARQTGLVDGRGRPIRGLPPQVVSGATCDAEAAWRGAFLAHGSLTEPGRSSSLEVTCPGPEAALALVGAARRLSIAAKAREVRGVDRVVVRDGDAIGALLTRLGAHESVLAWEERRMRREVRATANRLANFDDANLRRSARAAVAAGARVQRALEILADEVPEHLAAAGRLRMEHKQASLEELGALADPPLTKDAVAGRIRRLLAMADKRASDLGIPGTEANLSEELADNLAG, from the coding sequence ATGGCGATGACGGCAGCGGTGAAGGACGAGATCTCCCGGCTACCCGTCACCCGGACCTGCTGCCGGAAGGCGGAGGTCTCCGCCATTCTGCGGTTCGCGGGCGGCCTCCACCTGGTGAGCGGGCGCATCGTGATCGAGGCGGAGCTGGACACCGCGATGGCGGCCCGGCGCCTCAAGCGGGACATCCTGGAGATCTTCGGCCACAGCTCCGAGCTGATCGTGATGGCGCCCGGCGGACTGCGCCGCGGCTCCCGGTACGTCGTGCGGGTGGTGGCGGGCGGCGACCAGCTGGCCCGCCAGACCGGCCTGGTGGACGGCCGGGGCCGGCCGATCCGGGGCCTGCCCCCGCAGGTCGTCTCCGGGGCCACCTGTGACGCCGAGGCGGCCTGGCGCGGCGCCTTCCTGGCCCACGGCTCGCTGACCGAGCCCGGCCGCTCCTCCTCCCTGGAGGTGACCTGCCCGGGCCCGGAGGCCGCGCTGGCGCTGGTCGGCGCCGCCCGCAGGCTGTCCATCGCCGCGAAGGCCCGTGAGGTGCGCGGGGTGGACCGGGTGGTCGTCCGTGACGGTGACGCGATCGGCGCCCTGCTGACCCGTCTCGGCGCGCACGAGTCGGTGCTGGCCTGGGAGGAGCGCCGGATGCGCCGCGAGGTCCGCGCCACCGCGAACCGCCTCGCCAACTTCGACGACGCCAACCTGCGCCGCTCCGCCCGCGCGGCCGTGGCCGCCGGAGCCAGGGTCCAGCGTGCCCTGGAGATCCTCGCCGACGAGGTGCCCGAGCACCTCGCGGCGGCCGGCCGGCTGCGCATGGAGCACAAGCAGGCCTCCCTGGAGGAGCTGGGCGCGCTCGCCGACCCGCCGCTCACCAAGGACGCCGTCGCCGGCCGGATCCGCCGACTGCTCGCGATGGCCGACAAGCGCGCGTCCGATCTGGGCATCCCGGGCACCGAGGCCAACCTCTCCGAGGAGCTGGCAGACAACCTCGCAGGCTGA
- a CDS encoding LacI family DNA-binding transcriptional regulator has protein sequence MPTMADVARSAGVSVATVSHVLNETRPVLPHTRQAVLDAIEELGYTPNTLARSLVTSRTRSIGLAVSAISNPYFTEILQGVEAAVLEHGYSLLIADPHDDPEHERKVVQLLHERRVDGLIVAPSADPRALLAYLGRHAVPTVLLDRIVDGHADPASPFDQVCAENTEPTARLVTHLAGLGHRRIGLVAGLPGLSTTGERIAGYRQGLAAAGLPLDQDLIVPGNSEAAGGEQATAALLSLAAPPTALVTANNAMTIGALRALRTRGLSVPDGIALCCFDDFAWADLFSPRLTAIAQPSRELGAEAVRVLLERLASPGRPARTVRLPCAFVHRTSCGCLEEDTDEDPPRTRNAPSTSSALQHPGKGTLS, from the coding sequence ATGCCCACCATGGCCGACGTCGCCCGCAGCGCCGGCGTCTCCGTGGCGACCGTCTCCCATGTGCTGAACGAGACCCGCCCGGTGCTGCCCCACACCCGTCAGGCCGTGCTCGACGCCATCGAGGAACTGGGTTACACGCCCAACACCCTCGCCCGCTCCCTGGTCACCTCTCGCACCCGTTCCATCGGGCTGGCGGTGTCGGCGATCAGCAACCCCTACTTCACGGAGATCCTCCAGGGCGTCGAGGCAGCCGTCCTGGAACACGGCTACAGCCTGCTCATCGCCGACCCGCACGACGACCCCGAGCATGAACGCAAGGTCGTCCAGCTCCTCCACGAGCGCCGGGTCGACGGCCTGATCGTCGCTCCCTCCGCCGACCCGCGTGCGCTCCTCGCCTACCTCGGCCGTCATGCCGTACCGACCGTCCTCCTCGACCGGATCGTCGACGGCCACGCGGACCCCGCCTCGCCCTTCGACCAGGTCTGCGCCGAGAACACCGAGCCGACGGCCCGGCTCGTCACCCACCTCGCGGGTCTCGGGCACCGCCGGATCGGCCTGGTCGCGGGGCTGCCCGGGCTGAGCACCACCGGCGAGCGGATCGCCGGCTACCGGCAGGGACTGGCCGCGGCCGGGCTGCCGCTCGACCAGGACCTGATCGTCCCGGGCAACTCGGAGGCCGCGGGTGGCGAGCAGGCCACCGCCGCCCTGCTGTCGCTCGCCGCCCCGCCCACGGCACTGGTCACCGCCAACAACGCGATGACCATCGGCGCCCTGCGCGCGCTGCGCACACGGGGCCTCTCCGTACCGGACGGCATCGCCCTGTGCTGCTTCGACGACTTCGCCTGGGCCGATCTCTTCTCGCCCCGGCTCACCGCCATCGCCCAGCCCAGCAGGGAACTCGGCGCCGAGGCGGTCCGGGTGCTCCTGGAACGGCTGGCGTCACCCGGCCGGCCCGCCCGGACCGTACGGCTCCCCTGCGCCTTCGTGCATCGGACGTCCTGCGGGTGCCTGGAGGAGGACACCGACGAGGACCCCCCTCGTACCCGCAACGCCCCCAGCACGTCCAGCGCCCTTCAGCACCCCGGGAAAGGAACCCTCTCGTGA
- a CDS encoding carbohydrate kinase — MIVVAGEALIDLVPQGTGALAPLQPALGGGPYNTAVALGRLGSATAFCSRASDDAFGEALLDGLRRAGVDVSLVERGPEPTTLAAATIDPRGSASYSFYVEGTADRLFTTPAGLPATTRAVSFGTLSLVLEPGASAYEELMRDAAGQGLFTALDPNIRAGLITDPDAYRARFKSWLPSVTLLKLSAEDALWLGGTPHEWLAAGPAAVVVTHGGDGLSAFTRDGTVYAVPGEEVAVVDTIGAGDTVNAALLHGLAAQDALSAEALLGLGADGWTRLLRFAARAAAVTCSRAGAEPPYASELEGFAL; from the coding sequence GTGATCGTCGTCGCCGGTGAGGCACTGATCGACCTGGTACCGCAGGGCACGGGCGCCCTCGCGCCCCTGCAGCCGGCGCTCGGCGGCGGCCCGTACAACACGGCCGTGGCCCTCGGCCGCCTGGGCTCCGCCACCGCGTTCTGCTCCCGCGCCTCCGACGACGCCTTCGGCGAGGCCCTGCTGGACGGGCTGCGGCGGGCGGGTGTGGACGTCTCCCTGGTGGAGCGCGGCCCGGAGCCGACCACCCTCGCGGCCGCCACGATCGACCCGCGGGGCTCCGCCTCCTACTCCTTCTACGTCGAGGGCACGGCCGACCGCCTGTTCACCACCCCCGCCGGTCTCCCCGCAACGACCAGGGCCGTCTCCTTCGGTACTCTCTCGCTGGTCCTGGAACCGGGGGCGAGCGCCTATGAGGAGCTGATGCGCGACGCGGCCGGGCAGGGCCTGTTCACCGCACTCGACCCGAACATCCGGGCGGGTCTGATCACGGATCCGGACGCCTACCGGGCCCGCTTCAAGAGCTGGCTGCCCTCGGTGACCCTCCTCAAGCTCTCGGCGGAGGACGCCCTGTGGCTGGGCGGCACCCCGCACGAATGGCTGGCGGCGGGGCCCGCGGCCGTGGTGGTCACGCATGGGGGTGACGGTCTCAGCGCCTTCACCCGCGACGGCACCGTGTACGCCGTTCCCGGTGAGGAGGTCGCCGTCGTGGACACGATCGGCGCCGGTGACACCGTGAACGCGGCCCTGCTGCATGGTCTGGCAGCTCAGGACGCCCTGTCCGCCGAGGCGCTCCTGGGACTGGGCGCCGACGGGTGGACGAGGCTGCTGCGATTCGCGGCGCGGGCGGCCGCGGTCACGTGCTCCCGGGCGGGTGCGGAACCGCCGTACGCCTCCGAACTCGAAGGCTTCGCTCTCTGA
- the rapZ gene encoding RNase adapter RapZ has product MTERDAQPTAQRDPAFSQTQGEPEETHNEARQDQPQEAQAEAGQENGAEVSTDAAAAGVPEAAIPELVIISGMSGAGRSTAAKCLEDLGWFVVDNLPPALIPTMVELGARSQGNVARIAVVVDVRGRRFFDNLRESLADLDSRGVTRRIVFLESSDDALVRRFESVRRPHPLQGDGRIVDGIAAERELLRELRGDADLVIDTSSLNVHELRAKMDAQFAGEEEPELRATVMSFGFKYGLPVDADLVADMRFLPNPHWVPELRPYTGLNEEVSAYVFNQPGAKEFLDRYAELLRLIAAGYRREGKRYVTIAIGCTGGKHRSVAVSEKLAARLAAEGVETVVVHRDMGRE; this is encoded by the coding sequence ATGACCGAGCGCGACGCACAGCCCACAGCACAGCGAGATCCGGCGTTCAGCCAAACGCAGGGCGAGCCCGAGGAAACGCACAACGAGGCGCGCCAGGATCAGCCGCAGGAAGCGCAAGCCGAAGCGGGCCAGGAAAACGGAGCAGAAGTGAGCACGGACGCCGCCGCTGCCGGGGTGCCGGAGGCGGCCATCCCCGAGCTGGTGATCATCTCCGGCATGTCGGGAGCCGGCCGTTCCACGGCGGCCAAGTGCCTGGAGGACCTCGGCTGGTTCGTCGTGGACAACCTCCCGCCGGCCCTCATCCCCACCATGGTCGAGCTGGGTGCCCGCTCCCAGGGCAACGTGGCGCGGATCGCGGTCGTCGTCGACGTGCGCGGCCGGCGCTTCTTCGACAACCTGCGCGAGTCCCTCGCCGACCTCGACAGCCGGGGCGTCACCCGCCGGATCGTCTTCCTGGAGTCCTCCGACGACGCGCTGGTCCGCCGCTTCGAGTCGGTGCGCCGCCCGCACCCCCTCCAGGGCGACGGCCGGATCGTGGACGGCATCGCCGCCGAGCGGGAGCTGCTGCGCGAGCTGCGCGGCGACGCCGACCTGGTGATCGACACCTCCAGCCTCAACGTGCACGAGCTGCGCGCCAAGATGGACGCCCAGTTCGCCGGCGAGGAGGAGCCCGAGCTGCGGGCGACGGTGATGTCGTTCGGCTTCAAGTACGGCCTGCCGGTCGACGCCGACCTGGTCGCCGACATGCGGTTCCTGCCCAACCCGCACTGGGTGCCGGAGCTGCGCCCGTACACCGGTCTCAACGAGGAGGTGTCGGCGTACGTCTTCAACCAGCCGGGCGCCAAGGAGTTCCTCGACCGGTACGCCGAGCTGCTGCGGCTGATCGCGGCCGGGTACCGGCGTGAGGGCAAGCGGTACGTGACGATCGCCATCGGCTGCACGGGCGGCAAGCACCGCTCGGTCGCCGTGTCCGAGAAGCTCGCCGCCCGCCTGGCCGCAGAGGGAGTGGAGACCGTGGTCGTGCACCGGGACATGGGGCGCGAGTGA
- the yvcK gene encoding uridine diphosphate-N-acetylglucosamine-binding protein YvcK gives MTERSPRLSRLRRMVPESRAGRPVEARGARPRRRGAQPKVVALGGGMGLSASLAALRRITGDLTAVVTVADDGGSSGRLRDELGVLPPGDLRKALAALCGDDDWGQTWARVIQHRFQSKGDLHEHAVGNLLIVALWEQLGDHVQALDLVGRLLGAHGRVLPMSAVPLELQALVKGHDPERPEEVDLVRGQATVALTPGEVQSVHLVPHDPPAVPEAVAAVLDADWVVLGPGSWFSSVIPHLLVPDLLDALTETKARKVLSLNLAPQPGETEGFSPQRHLEVLGRHAPKLALDVVLADEAAVPDRDSLTEAAKRLGAAVELSPVARTDGSPRHDPELLAAAYDRIFRMHGRIGPWR, from the coding sequence GTGACCGAGCGCAGTCCACGGCTGAGCAGGCTGCGCCGGATGGTGCCGGAGTCCCGCGCGGGCCGTCCCGTCGAGGCCCGCGGTGCCCGGCCGCGCCGCCGCGGTGCCCAGCCCAAGGTGGTCGCCCTGGGCGGGGGCATGGGCCTGTCCGCCTCGCTCGCCGCCCTGCGCCGGATCACCGGCGACCTCACCGCCGTCGTCACCGTGGCCGACGACGGCGGCTCCAGCGGGCGCCTGCGCGACGAACTGGGTGTGCTCCCACCGGGTGATCTCCGCAAGGCTCTCGCCGCCCTGTGCGGTGACGACGACTGGGGCCAGACCTGGGCCCGGGTCATCCAGCACCGCTTCCAGTCCAAGGGCGACCTGCACGAGCACGCGGTCGGCAATCTGCTGATCGTCGCCCTGTGGGAGCAGCTCGGCGACCACGTCCAGGCCCTGGACCTGGTGGGCAGGCTGCTCGGCGCGCACGGGCGCGTGCTGCCGATGTCCGCCGTGCCGCTGGAGCTGCAGGCGCTGGTCAAGGGGCACGACCCGGAGCGGCCCGAGGAGGTGGACCTCGTCCGCGGGCAGGCCACCGTGGCGCTCACGCCCGGCGAGGTCCAGTCCGTGCACCTGGTGCCGCACGACCCGCCGGCCGTGCCGGAGGCGGTGGCGGCCGTCCTGGACGCGGACTGGGTGGTGCTCGGCCCCGGCTCCTGGTTCTCGTCGGTGATCCCGCACCTGCTCGTCCCCGATCTGCTGGACGCGCTCACCGAGACCAAGGCCCGCAAGGTCCTCTCGCTGAACCTGGCACCGCAGCCGGGAGAAACCGAAGGCTTCTCACCGCAGCGTCATTTGGAGGTTTTGGGGCGACACGCCCCTAAACTCGCCCTGGACGTGGTGCTGGCCGACGAGGCCGCCGTGCCCGACCGCGACTCGCTCACCGAGGCCGCCAAGCGGCTGGGAGCCGCGGTCGAGCTGAGCCCCGTGGCCCGGACCGACGGTTCACCCCGGCACGACCCGGAGCTGTTGGCCGCCGCGTACGACCGTATTTTTCGGATGCATGGAAGGATCGGCCCATGGCGATGA